The genomic stretch AGTGAGTGACTGACTAATGAAAGTCATCATGAGCGAATTAGTTTATAACACCAGATGTTGGTTGCAGCTCTACTTTTATGTGGTATCTTCATTATGTGGCTTCTTCATGCTAGTCTCAGCTTATGTCTTAATGAAGCTCGACACTGACCTGCCTCTCCTCTCTATGCAGTTCAATACACCAGCAGATATTCTGCaccctgtgtctctctgtgcATCTCGTTGCATCAAAGAGGACATGTTACCCGAGGATGGTCTGGAAAGGGTAGTCACATTActgagaaagatggagagagaaatatgtaaatttgttgaaaatatcaacaaatacaaaacaataaaacatatgtATGTCATTATTATGAATAGTCGTTGCATTACAGAATTCTTCTGGTAAGCAATGTAGTTTGTTAACTGCAGGTTATGGATGCCAAACAAGATAATGGTTAAAGATTATTCCACAGAATAATGATACAGAACTCAAGTGAAGAGTGTGGTTATTTGTGTGGCTCATCCAATTGGATTTCAGAACTGAAAAATCTATTTAGTAATTCATATAATATAAATGCTCATGtgaatattattttaatcattgttTAAAGAATGTCTGTAGGTCTCACTAGTGTGGATCTCTTCTGTCCTCAGGAGGTGGGCAGCGGAGAAAGAGGGACTCCTCCATCAGTTCCTCCATCTTCCTTCCACAATGTTTCATCTGTAGCGAGAGAAAAACAATGCTCTTACCACCAAGATCTTTTATTATAATCAACAACATGGCAACCAAACCTCTATAGATATTAGTACAATTTGAATCTGTTCTGAACACCAACCTGGTGAGAGTATCTGTAGCCCAAGGACCCGTATGTAAAGGTCATGTCAGCATCCAACTTGCACACTTTCTGAAAATATAAGAAATCAATCTTAcagctctttttctttcacataatcaaaaacaaaacaaatggaatATTTCAAAAGCATGACATACTTTGCTTCCAAGCCTCAAATCAATCTGCTGGCTAACCGATGAtttctgctggaaaaaaaagaatcgCTATGTTAGTCATTCCTGGTAATCAGAGACACTGAGTGGCTTAAAAGAGAACTTTCTACAGATGTGTAAACGAGGGTGAGTCTCACATAAAGGACATCCTGCAGTTTGATGGTGGTGCTGCCCATGAGTTTGGAGACAGCTGAATTGTCATCACAAGAAATCAAATCCACCTTCACTAAACTGGACCGCACGACCCCGAGAGCCTCTTCTTTTTGGATCTGCAAACACAGTCAGGAAAAGCCAGATTTTTATCTAATCATCTGAGCAGCTACTCACTCAGTTTGGATGATAATGCAAATTGAAACAAACCATTATCTTTTGAACAATTATTGTGGTAAATAATATTGtgcaaaattaaaataagaagtACTGCAGTGCCTTACACTAGCTAGTAAGATAGAAGTGTAAAGTAATGAAGTTGTATCAGCAGTCTTGTTTAACACATTGAACAGTTTGCTAATGAAATgttatgatttaaaaatattaagcaTTTCAAAGTATCTTAAAGCTACTTTTGTGTGCGTATTTCCAAAAGCAGTTGTCAAGTAAACACTTAAATTCACTCGATCCCTCACCCCTTCAAGTGCTCGTCCAGTAAAATGTCCAGtaaaattattttgtgtaaatacattaataatatgGCCCTTAAGATGGTATCGAGTATGATTAACATCATTTAAGTGACATACAAATTTAATGACCAGATCATCTTTATTTTTAGCTTTACTTATTTATCTGCTGTACACAAGAAGACACTGATGAGGAATACTAACCTGTATGGAGAAGTGTTTCACTTCATTGAACGTCAGGTTGTCTTTGAAGGGCTGCAACCTGGAGCACTTCACCATACACTGAGTGTCTTTCTGTATTTGAGCTGGTGCAGGGGTCAGGAAAAGAGCCAAACCAGAACCAGCTAAATTGATTCATGTAGACAAAATCAACTGATTACAGATTCATGGCTAGAtatcaacacaaacacaatcccACAGACTACACACATAACAGTGAGACTGGAATAAACTCTAAGCATACTGTTTATCTTGAAGTCTCTGCAGCTTCTTATGTGTATAGTCAGGACCCCAGTCTGtggaatgaaaaaaacatagacatccattcaCATCATTCCCTAATAAATTCATGACTAAGATGACTTTACAATTGATAGCATCCCATGATGTGGATAGTGAGAGTGTCAATGtgtaaaatgctaaaataaagagatattttaaaatattttaatctaTTTGTGAgacttataaaataaaaaagacaaaccGGAGCTCCGAGTGACACCAATGGACGAGATGGGGACTTAAGCTCCTCTTTCTCATCTTGAACGGGTTGAGCTGAGAATTTTTTCCGGAACTGCAGCGCAGAATTGAAAAAGgttaagaaacaaaaatatagaGTTTCAGTAAATTAttgttcaattttttttaatctgttgaaAAACAACGAATATTAATGGTGAAATGCTTTAATAAACTCCTTGAATgaaatactgtttattgttttataaaagGAGCTTTCCATGAAAAATATCATGTAAATGCATCTTTTTGCACAGTGTGGAAGGAAGTAATTACCTCCATGATGGACTGGACTCCAGAGTGAATACTGGACAGTACACTGGACAGCACTCTCTGCACCACTTTGTTCCTGGATGTTCTGGGTGCTGTGGACTCCACCTGAGAGATTAAGACATGGTTTTGTGTACTAAAGTGTACACATTACATAATCTAACCACGTTGCCCACAGAATTATTcaacacaacaaaacagaatGTGTGAGTTCTAGAACTCTGCGCATCTAAATAATCATCCAGACGTCATCAGCCACTGAGAAATACGAGTTTGTCTTGGTTTCAATATATTGGCTAAAAACGGTGATAGGATGGCACTTAGCACCCCCATAAAAAGTCATTATTGAAAAATCATTATTGAAAATGttatagtatttactgaataataagcatagGGTTCAAATggattaacctcttaaatggcctGGATCCAAACATTTATGAAACACTTCTACAttctaagaataactcagccagtttgcactgaagcctagaagttactgaataataggccttagtatgtaataagcctgggattgtATGGGGTTAAGTATGTTGAagacactgggcctcattcattaCTTTCATCCTAAgtatttttcttccattttttcttgggaaaggtcctaagaaaaactCTTTGTCAGATTCATGAGTGTgcatagattctgttcttacctaagaacaaattccACATAAGAACAGATTGGTGGATGTCAGAATCTACGTGAATGCGGTGCATTTAGAAGGTGGGCTGGAGTCTCACCTGCAGGTTGTCCATCTCGATCATAATATCTTTTCTGCTCTCTATTGCCTCCGGACACTCCTCTCTTTCAGCTGttcctgctctctctgcttcttcATTTCCTCAAGCAGCTCTTCTTCACTCACAGACTGTAGTCATCTTCCTTTCatcctgcttttctttcttttcttccatttctctgtctgtcttcacTACAGCAATGATTATTTCTTTACAGATGACCTCCCTTTTTCCCATCCTCTTTTCCTccctttgtttttcttcctgtgTCATTCTTTCCTTCATtgcttccatctctctcttccattACTCCTTTTTCTGTCTGGTTTTTGAAGTCTGCGTTTCTACTCCTGCTATCTTCTTCTTCAGAGTCTTCAGCTCTCTTCTcgtctcttttcttctctctctgaatctctgaatCTCCTCCTCAGGCAGTCTTACTGCCTCTTCCAGATCACTGATCTCCTTATCGTTCTCCTGATCCATATTCTGagattattttgagaaattttaTGAAATAAGGTTACAGACTTCACATTTACTTAAATAGCAGTATGCAATGAAGGAATTCTCACTTTATAGTTAGTGTGAGTTCCACTGCTAAGATTATTTTAATTCTGTTAGCGCTTCAGTTTTATGTCAGTGCCAGCCTAGCAGTGATTTACAGCCTAATAGCCTGTTAGTCTATTAGATTATCTATTCAGCCTAGACCTAAATAAACATTTCACTTCATATACAGGCAGTTAATAACAGCAGAAAGATACTATGACTTCATATACTTGAAATCTGTGAGACTTAAAACAGTGCTTTGAATGCTAATaacgcccccttgtggagaatctgcTAAACACGGTTTTATTATAGCCTGTGAATACCAAGTTTATCATTCAATGATGAACTAATCACTCGGCTGAATTACCTTCTTCTGCCTCTCCTTCTTTGCCGCTCTGTGTGTGGAGAGCTAAAAATAGAACTCGATTTAAGTATTCTAATATTGAACTGTGCCTTGGTCCACAGTGCATGGCCATTAGCCAGTCACAGACAATAATCACAACAACTGCGAacggtttaaaaaaagaaaaaacccacGTTAGTAATTAAGGCAAAATGGAGACAACGTCGAAAAAGCGCAAAGGAGGAGCCGAAAAGGCAcatgataaaaaaagaaaaaactttaaaaagtgcagaaaaatGCATATAACTAGATGAATTGTTCAGCTGTCTGACTGAGGACAAGCAAAATACCGAGGTAATGTCCAAGAGAGCCTTTGCTTCGTCAGCTAGCTTGCTAACTATGTTTGCCGCGCATAATTAGGGCCTGTCTCAAATGACGCCTATACCCTACCTAGAGCACTAATTAAAAACGAAAAACGTTTCAATAAACCatcattaaatgttaaataaggGGTTATATGAACTATTCCTGAATATAAGTGGCTTTTAATCAGACAAATTTTGCACTGTTTGGGTGGAGATTCTGCCATTGCACGTGCAACATTGTTTACTTCATAGGGCGAAGGAACTCATTTGAGACGGTACCATTAGTCTCTGATCCTCAAGGTGGACACGGAGAGTTTAATTTAGGAGattaaaccatccatccatccatcgtcatccgcttatccgagtccgggtcgtgggggcagcagcctaagcaaagaggctcaggcctccctctcccctgccacctcctccagctcttctggagggATACCGAGGTGTTCctaagacagtcgagagatataatccctccaacgtgtcctgggtcttccccggggtctcctccccgtcggatatgtctggaacacctccctagggaggcgtccagaggccatccttaccagatgcccgaaccacctcaactggcttctctcaacgtggaggagcagcggctctactccgtgcctctcccgaatcgccaagcttctcaccctatctctaagagagaccctgcggagaaagctcttTTAGGAGATTAAGCAGTGCTTATTGTCGTTCAGAAATATTTGTCCATAGTAACTGATGGCAGGCTTATTTGTTTAAGACAGTTATGAAAGTTCAGGCTTTATTCCAGCAGTGTTTAGAAGTTTACTGAGACAAGATGGGAAAACccaattaaataataaaaaaacagattacAATGCAATAGATTGATatatagaactttattgattaaaaagtgcaaaaaagaTGTTTTCCTTGTAATAGGATGGCTATTCTAATTAACTTCAGTAGTAAGTTACATGGAAACtatcaatagaaaaaaaatatttaaatataatgtgtTGACATCTACATTGTTCCTTAGGTTCAGGACAGTTAAGAGGAATCAGCTCTCACAGTCAGGCAAAGTGAAGAGAGAACTGCAGTAGAGGAGCCAGTTAGTGAGGTTGAGGAGAGAGATACACAAGAGGAGAGGGCAACAGAAGAGCCAGTCAGTGAGAAGGAAAAAGATAATACACATGACAGTGTacaagagagtgaaaaagagataCTCGACCCATACTGGATAATTTGAAGTTGTTCCTTAGGTATCATCCTCAACAAAAAGCAGCTTGCCCACTGGCAAAGAAAGTGTTCTGGTGCAAAGACGGCACCAGTAGAAAGTGGCTTACATACTGCCAGGAGAAGCATGCGCTGTATTGCTTTGTTTTCATGGCATTTGGAAAGTCCACTGTCAACAGCTCATCCATTACTGGTATGACAGATTGAAAAcatgtcgctgttgttggaagaaaaccttaaatctccatttttcagttttggagatattttgaaagtacctgttttttatattgtctgtaaagttcatgatgaatagactaaaAGAGACAGcccaaagtgacttggaaaatattctggttccatttacttacattaatagtaaagtatgttttttccttctcctgtaaagttacagttttggagatacaaggtttttttccaacaaGAGCGATGTACATCAGTGCATAGAAGAGCATGAAAAAAGCTTCTTACATAAAAACTGTGCTgaagcattttttttacagGCTACCAAATCAGACATCTCCCATTGGAGAGACACGCTGGTGGACTAACATGATGCTCTTAAGAAGGTCTATGGATCATTCGGCCACCCTGTAAAGGGTCTGTGTGTTGATCTTCTTCTTGCATTGTCTGTCATCCAAGATCGGGCCAGCATGAAGACCAGAGTTAGAGTAAGAGCAAGAGCAAGATCATTCATAGAGGCATTGCTGAGGTATGAAACAAGAATAACTGCTCACCATTGTCAAAATACCTGCAAACAGAAGGCATGGACATTCTGTCAGCCCACAGAATGGTTGTGGCAACACAGAAAAACCTGCAAGGTATGGCAAGAGATTTTGCTCCTTTCAAAGCAGCTACAGAGAGATTTGTCCAGTGCGCAAATGATAAGATACAACAGGAGAACAATGAGACTGATGTTGTAGCAGAAATTGCACTGCCACAGaagacagcaagaaagagaacaaaaatgTCTGGAGGAATGACTGAcgatgagagagtgagagagccaCATAAAGAGTATGAGGTTATGGTGCATAATCAAATCATGGACACCGTATTTGAAACAATCCAGAGAAGATTTCTCACACATGGAACGCTTTATGTTGATCTCTCTCCTACACCCTGGGAATTTTTCCCAGGTCACTTCCACTCCTCTCCCGAGATCAGCCTTACAGGAACTCAGCAAGTGTTTACTCCCTTTTAACACACAAGCAACTGTTAAAAACCTGCAGAGTGAACTGAAAACTGTGGCTGTTCAGTGGGATAGGTTGAAACTGTCCCCACTGAACGAACACAAGTCCAGAACAGTGGAGGAAGTTGTAGGAGTTGAAGAAGGGGATGCTGAAATTGTGAACAAGAGCTGTTCCTCCTGCAAAAATTGTCCATTTTGTTGTTACCAGGTCCTGAGAAGGTTTAGCTTGCTGACAGATGCCTACCATGTTCTTGGCCTGGCATATAAGTTTCTGCTCACACTTTCTATATCTCTAGTGGCATGTGAACGCACATTTTCAACACTCAAGTTCATCAAGAACAGACTCAGGAGCAAGTTGTCACAAGAACATTTGGAGGCTTTTATGCTGATggccacagagagagatattttGTTGTCCTTAGATGCAGAAACAATCATCGATGAGgttgcagagaaaaaaagtggCCTGCTCAGAAAATTGCTCCTCTAGTAAGGAATGAATATGATCATTTGTTGTTTCTTGTGTTCTGCTTGTTCTAGAGAGTTGTGAAGTGAAACGTGACAgggattttttttcaatttggagTTGATGTGATTGTAGTGGGCTGGTCTAGAAAAAAGTCCAGGGCTGAATTTGGGTCCCAGTCCGGCCCTGTCTGGGTTGTTTCCTTCTTAATCAGCTTtgtgtctctcctctctttctgaaGTTACTGGAGCTGCTCCTTCTCTTTCTGCCCCTCCTGTTTCTTGCCCTTTTTGTGAAACAGGGACATTTTAGGGAGGCAGTTAAACCTGCAGGCTGGTGGGCTGGGTGGGGGGCTCAGTTCTCGCTCCTGCTTCATCTCCTGTGAAGCTGTTGActttacaaaacaaaatgtcTGGATTAATTCAGGTGTGCTGCTTGAGTCTGAGTCTGATCAATAACTGCTGTGGATTATTAATGTGGTACCTGCATCGTCTTTCGGTGCTTTCTGCCTCTCTTCGTGACATTTCACTctgcttctcttttctcttacaATCACTCAAAACTGATTTGGAGAACCATAAGTAAGTCAAACTCTTCACTGTCATACATCATTTACTCTGTCAGTGAAGCATTAGGCTAATTTCAAACATACATGATCTGAAACAGCTTAGACaaagaaaatacaacaaatgttaattaaattaatagaatttaattaattaattaattttaaaaagtattgcTTTCTTCCTTCTCAGCAGTATttcaaaaatctcaaaaattGACAATTGAAATGTCATTATATTGCAATAACACATGATCATTTTGGGAAAATAAGTAACTATTTGGAGAATTTTGTCAttaattttaagaaaatatgtCATCATTTTGAGACATTATGTTAATTTCTCAATAAAAAAgtgtttcaaaatattacataatttttttcaaaaactaaatcaatattttgacatactTCAGTTAGTAAATTCTTCATAATGAAGAATTTGCCGTTTCAGCTTCCTGTACGTACAAAATGAACTCTGTAATTATGGTCTATCCATTTTTAATCCCAtgtaaaacaaacattactctttTAAAATCCAGAGCGTTTTTGTGTGAATAAAGCTGCATGAAGAGACTCAGACTGACCTGTTtgtgctgttattgttgtttcGACGCGcgtctgaaaagaaaaacactttttctgtCAGCCGTTAGTTCCGAGTATGACTTCACAATTGGAGCGGTTCTGTGGCGTCATCTCTCAGTCACGTGCCTTTTTTCCCGCTGCTTCTCGGTGTTGGCGGGGTTCCAAACTGGGCGGGATTTGGTTTTATTGAAAAAGTGGACATCACTTTCGCGACACTGGGGGTTTATAGGATATCGTGAAACCAATCATTTGATCTGAttccttcatttctaacaataTTATTGTTAGCTGTTTGCGTGGGATCATCCTATCATATACAATACCTTTAAACTAAACAGCGTTGAATGACTAAAAACATTGatgggttttattttattgaaatgagTTGTAGTTTCTTTGTCGTCTCTTTGCGTTTTTCTGATCGTGTTTGAGACTCTAAAAGATATAAAAGCTTTTGGTTCTTTGTACCAGTAGCAATAAACACAAAAGAGTGACAGCGCCATCTAGCGACCAATTAAATACTAATCTATTTTCAAAACATCCCTTATTGGCCTAAAGCAAGATAATAATGATTAGTCCAGTTATATCTACAAAATGAAGATCAATTAAACAGTGTTTGTTGAATGAGACCACAGGAACCCAAACTGGcataaaataaaagagtttttGCAGGACAGATTCCTTCTTCACAGGTGGGTTCACTGCCTCTCCCctcacaaaaacagtgtgaactATAGacttaattaaatatatatatatatatatatatatatatatatatatatatatatatatatatatatatatatatatatatatatatatttaattttatatcaCAGGTATAAACGTCTTGTTATTTTTCACTGCATTAATaattgtttgcatgtttttcaaTTATAAAGTTTTTTCAAGCATATTTTTTCTTATGTGTTTTTGTCTCTAAATTTCTTTGATGAAAACCTTTATGTGGACATTGACTTTGAAGTTTTGACAGTTTGCTGAGCCTCTTTTAGCAAAAATGCAGAATATATGActtatattatacatataatacatCTCTAGAACATATTAAACGACCAACCAAATCTTTTCAGGTGATCTATGAATTACAGTCTGCAATAAATTATTATCCTAtttatattcttattattattattattagtttttattattattattattattattattattattattattattattgcactgCACCTCCAAAGAAATAGTTAAAGTCCAAGCAAACCTTTCCAGGTTAATACTATCCCTTCACCATTTCAGGAAAAAATACACTAATGACTCATGAGAACAAAGGGGCCTTGGCATCTTGGCATAGGGGTCACCAATTCTGACAGAATCAGCTTTCAGTATATATGACTTTAATGCATTTCTAGAACATATTAAACGACCAACCAAATCTTTTCAGATGATCTATGAATTATAGTCTGCAATAAATTATTATCCTatttatattcttcttcttcttattattattattattattattattattattgttgttgttgttgttttctatCAGATTTGCATGTCTCCAAACTCTACTGCACAGCCATAGTGTAACACATTtccatgtgttgttttttttcatcccTTGCATAGAGTCCCATTTATTTTTACCCTCGCCCACGCCAATCAACCAACTAATCAACAGCCACCAAAATgctatgtcatttttttcatcccTTCTTCATCTCATACACTCCAATCCATTTTCAACATCATGTAGCTACTATTTGGCAGCTCCCTACCAATGACTAAACAAACCCCCAGTACTCTATGCCTAGCAACAatttagcaaccacatgggataccacAGAtactgcttagcaacaccttagcagccacttGAGATACCATAtcaactgcctagcaaccacctgggatacaatacCAACTGCCTAGTAACACTatagcaaccatctaggatacaatagcaaccatcttgcaacaccttagcacccATATTGTATATCTTAGAAACTGGCTAACAAAACTTTTCCACAGTTACCACCtatcaacaccctagcaacGATATAAAATATCATTGTAAAATACCACACCTTAGCAACCCTTCTCAAACCCTTTACCCTGCGCAATCACTCCGCTTTTTTAAGAAATGCACTATTCTAGTGATCTTTGAAATTTGATGACAAAAAGTAAAATCAGTATAGTTTTACTGACTAGCTAGAATtagagttttttgtttgttttttgagagTTTTGCAGTCAGGCATGAATTTCTTTCTGCACTAATAATTTCCATTACCAGTTAGATTcggaccatccatccatccatccattttctaaactgcttctccctcaggggcgcaggggggagctggagcctatcccagcggtcatcgggcggaaggcaggatacgccctggacaggtagatttggaacatttctttttgaattattattgttgttgtttttgttgttgttgctgttgttgttattgcttTACTGTCATTTGTgtaatttgtcttttttatagTGGATGAAAATCATTCTGACATAAATTTATTAtcaattttgttttaaattttgttATATGATATTGTTTATGAGGCAGGACAATATATATGGTTATATAGGTGAATATAATGGTTATGTGTTATGTAGTTGTATATAATGTAGGGATTGTGGGCAGGACGCCGCTTTTTATGgacatttatttttgtgctaTAAAAGGAAAACTAACTGCTCTACAGTTTTCCCCTGAAATTGTGTGGGTTTAAGCTTCACCATCCTCAAGCCATGTATGAGTTAGGTTTACTCCTACAGTAGCTAAATGGACATCCGTCTTGAGGGCAGGGGCATTTTGCCCCATCACGCTCTGTAACTTTGGTTTTGTGACTATCATGACCAACATGGTTTTTGGTCAtagtaaagttagctaaagCAGCTGTAAATGTTGGCACTTGAAACTTTGGACCTGAAGCTTTCCATCTTTCAAGTACTTTGAGCTCAATTTGGATCCTGAAATAGTAAAACAAATAAGGGAATTTTGTATCAAAGGTAATACCCTGAACACTTTGACCCCTACGCCAAGGCCTATCTATCCTATCCAGTAACGAATGCTTTTTTTGGCTGAAAAGGCGAAGGGATGGTAAGCCACCTGACAAGATTTGGTtagtttttcaatatttttgtgGAGATGCaattcagtcacatactgtatTTTGTGACTTGTAAGTAATTCATGTTATGATTCCTTGTTATAGTGTTCCTCAAGTGTGCTTACTGTTGGCATTTTGGGTTTTCTCCCTTGTATGTTGCATTAGGTTTGTGAATGACCACAAGAGTGCGCCCTCCTGCATAAAAGAAGTCAGCAAGCCATTACCTGGGGGACTAGTGTTCAGGGCTCTCTGCCTGGAAGTGCGCCTGTCCAGGCCAGCAAAACTCTACTCCACTCTGCTTCTCTTCACTTCCattgttaaatatataaaagctTAACTAGACTTTGTGAATTTGGAAAAAGTAGGCAATGAGTGGCATTTATTCTGACGACCCCTTTCTCCTGTATTTGAAGTTGGGAATTAGAgcagcttttttcatttttgtttctttttgttttcatgtttagttAGTTTAACACTATTAGCTGTTTTTGTAGACTCCTCCCTGAAGCCATCACCCTAGCTCAGCCTCTTGAGACTTTTAAGAAAGTAATCCTCAGTTGTTTTGTGGTTTAAATGAGGTCTGGtgtttgatctgacagcaggtCTGGGGAGAGAGCCCACTCTCATTTACTGTTAAGGCCTGACTCTAGACCCCAgaacagagtggtttgatgtaaaatgagcctttacagagaaaaagaacagtGGTTGAAAGGaatcagacatctgaagtgtaaaatgtctttaaatgtaCCATCACAAAGAAACATTACACAAACTGGCTACGAATAGGTTATCTGTAACATCGTTTTGTGGTAGCTCTGAgattaaaatatttgtttaattcattaacatgaaacacattacctataaaaactaaaacatatgTAGTTAAGCTGGTATTTTTTTGATAGTAAAAGGAAATAAGTTCTGCTTCTGGGCTTTGTTGCTGAGCAGCTGTTCTATTTTATGTAACCCATTTGACATTGTCCACAGGCCGGTTATTATACATGTCTCTTACCTGCAATTTTATGTCAAGCAAAAAATGGCTTCAGGAAAACACAGCACTGATAAACAATTTAGTTAAAAAAGGTAATAACTGGGTTGTCTTACATTTTTGAGTTaacataatatttataatataagtTAATATAAGAAATATTTTGGAAATCAAATACAATGTGCAAAATGGATGAGCGGACAAACAGAGGtaaaaacaggaaaagaaaaaacaccaaCTAAGAACTATATCATGCATGATATCATGCATATTAAATACAGAGCAATATGTGAGAAACAGGACCTCCATTAGATGTAAACTGATTAGTACAGCATGTTCAGTGTAGTAGTATGTGGCTTTAGATGCAGTCCTAGAGATCTAATCACTAATGAATCAAACCTAATCCTGTtaatcaaggccttcatgaGCA from Pygocentrus nattereri isolate fPygNat1 chromosome 23, fPygNat1.pri, whole genome shotgun sequence encodes the following:
- the LOC108427114 gene encoding C2 calcium-dependent domain-containing protein 6-like isoform X2; the encoded protein is MIEMDNLQVESTAPRTSRNKVVQRVLSSVLSSIHSGVQSIMEFRKKFSAQPVQDEKEELKSPSRPLVSLGAPTGVLTIHIRSCRDFKINTGSGLALFLTPAPAQIQKDTQCMVKCSRLQPFKDNLTFNEVKHFSIQIQKEEALGVVRSSLVKVDLISCDDNSAVSKLMGSTTIKLQDVLYKSSVSQQIDLRLGSKKVCKLDADMTFTYGSLGYRYSHQMKHCGRKMEELMEESLFLRCPPPEDRRDPHYNVTTLSRPSSGNMSSLMQRDAQRDTGCRISAGVLNCIERRGSLSQLHEALEDCVTGEDRVQLLESLILKTGTRTSSPCKTNQSTEICSKEAEEKRRDERIIAKMERQRRR
- the LOC108427114 gene encoding C2 calcium-dependent domain-containing protein 6-like isoform X1 — its product is MIEMDNLQVESTAPRTSRNKVVQRVLSSVLSSIHSGVQSIMEFRKKFSAQPVQDEKEELKSPSRPLVSLGAPTGVLTIHIRSCRDFKINTGSGLALFLTPAPAQIQKDTQCMVKCSRLQPFKDNLTFNEVKHFSIQIQKEEALGVVRSSLVKVDLISCDDNSAVSKLMGSTTIKLQDVLYQKSSVSQQIDLRLGSKKVCKLDADMTFTYGSLGYRYSHQMKHCGRKMEELMEESLFLRCPPPEDRRDPHYNVTTLSRPSSGNMSSLMQRDAQRDTGCRISAGVLNCIERRGSLSQLHEALEDCVTGEDRVQLLESLILKTGTRTSSPCKTNQSTEICSKEAEEKRRDERIIAKMERQRRR
- the LOC108427114 gene encoding C2 calcium-dependent domain-containing protein 6-like isoform X3, translating into MIEMDNLQVESTAPRTSRNKVVQRVLSSVLSSIHSGVQSIMEFRKKFSAQPVQDEKEELKSPSRPLVSLGAPTGVLTIHIRSCRDFKINTQIQKDTQCMVKCSRLQPFKDNLTFNEVKHFSIQIQKEEALGVVRSSLVKVDLISCDDNSAVSKLMGSTTIKLQDVLYQKSSVSQQIDLRLGSKKVCKLDADMTFTYGSLGYRYSHQMKHCGRKMEELMEESLFLRCPPPEDRRDPHYNVTTLSRPSSGNMSSLMQRDAQRDTGCRISAGVLNCIERRGSLSQLHEALEDCVTGEDRVQLLESLILKTGTRTSSPCKTNQSTEICSKEAEEKRRDERIIAKMERQRRR